One genomic region from Portunus trituberculatus isolate SZX2019 chromosome 5, ASM1759143v1, whole genome shotgun sequence encodes:
- the LOC123513235 gene encoding uncharacterized protein LOC123513235 isoform X1, whose product MTSLPNVTATTTESLSVAEHLSQESHMLDVTVWLMIFCIFTFFFIIIVASICMHWMEVRSYHRSGGMVVIPQGPVPACVTLLSSSQPHVRLLEHYHPHPFYGAHVRCFDARGNMKREHQIKSSSQPVLPVSL is encoded by the exons atgacttcACTTCCCAATGTCACTGCAACCACAACGGAGAGTCTAAGTGTGGCTGAACATCTGTCACAAGAGTCCCATATGCTTGACGTGACTGTTTGGCTCATGATATTCTgcatcttcactttcttcttcatcatcatcgttgctTCAATCTGCATGCACTGGATGGAGGTgcgaag CTACCACAGATCAGGGGGAATGGTGGTGATTCCTCAGGGCCCCGTGCCAGCCTGCgtcaccctcctctcctccagccAGCCCCACGTCAGGCTCCTCGAGCACTACCACCCACACCCCTTCTACGGCGCCCACGTCAG ATGTTTCGATGCGCGTGGGAACATGAAAAGAGAACATCAAATCAAA tctagtTCGCAGCCAgtcctccccgtctctctctaa
- the LOC123513235 gene encoding uncharacterized protein LOC123513235 isoform X2, with product MTSLPNVTATTTESLSVAEHLSQESHMLDVTVWLMIFCIFTFFFIIIVASICMHWMEVRRRKRKKKKLQKQLLQEARWMRGRREGGGEGRAAPRPLHSYSNPAMVHSSLSVNRL from the exons atgacttcACTTCCCAATGTCACTGCAACCACAACGGAGAGTCTAAGTGTGGCTGAACATCTGTCACAAGAGTCCCATATGCTTGACGTGACTGTTTGGCTCATGATATTCTgcatcttcactttcttcttcatcatcatcgttgctTCAATCTGCATGCACTGGATGGAGGTgcgaag gagaaaaagaaaaaagaaaaaactacaaAAGCAACTCCTACAAGAAGCAAGatggatgaggggaagaagagaggggggcggggaggggagaGCAGCCCCCCGCCCCCTCCACAGCTACAGTAACCCCGCCATGGTTCACTCCTCTCTTAGCGTGAACAgactttag